The Acinonyx jubatus isolate Ajub_Pintada_27869175 chromosome D1, VMU_Ajub_asm_v1.0, whole genome shotgun sequence genome includes a window with the following:
- the LOC106977999 gene encoding olfactory receptor 2AT4 yields MEATTCNGSVDGSPVFYLVGIPSLPETFFLPIFFIFLLFYLLILMGNALILVAVVAEPSLHKPMYFFLINLSTLDILFTTTTVPKMLSLFLLGDHFLSFPACLLQMYLFQGFTCSEAFILVVMAYDRYVAICRPLHYPVHMTPQTNASLAACAWLTALLLPIPAVVKTSQMAYNNIAQIYHCFCDHLALVQASCSDTMPQTLMGFCIAMVVSFLPLLLVLLSYAHILASVLRISSQEGRSKAFSTCSSHLLVVGTYYSSIAIAYVAYRADLPLDFHIMGNVAYSILTPILNPLIYTLRNKDVKAAITKITSLKTQSGIRALEL; encoded by the coding sequence ATGGAGGCCACAACTTGTAATGGATCAGTGGATGGATCACCAGTCTTCTATCTGGTGGGAATCCCCTCTTTGCCAGAGACCTTCTTcctccctattttttttattttcctcctcttctatctTCTCATCCTTATGGGAAATGCCCTGATCCTGGTGGCTGTGGTGGCAGAGCCCAGCCTCCACAagcccatgtacttcttcctgatCAATCTCTCTACTCTGGACATTCTCTTCACCACAACCACTGTCCCCAAGATGCTGTCCTTATTCCTGCTTGGAGACCACTTCCTCAGCTTCCCTGCTTGCTTATTGCAAATGTACCTCTTCCAAGGCTTCACATGTTCAGAAGCCTTCATCTTGGTGgtcatggcctatgaccgctatgtggcTATCTGCCGCCCACTGCACTACCCTGTCCACATGACCCCACAGACCAATGCTTCACTGGCAGCCTGTGCCTGGCTTACCGCCCTCCTCCTGCCCATCCCAGCAGTAGTCAAGACCTCCCAGATGGCATATAACAACATTGCTCAGATCTACCATTGTTTCTGTGATCATTTAGCTCTGGTTCAGGCTTCCTGCTCTGACACCATGCCCCAGACCCTCATGGGCTTCTGTATTGCTATGGTGGTatccttcctgccccttctcctggTGCTTCTTTCCTATGCCCACATCCTGGCCTCGGTGCTTCGCATCAGCTCCCAAGAAGGACGCTCAAAAGCCTTCTCCACCTGCAGCTCCCACCTCCTGGTGGTTGGCACCTACTATTCATCCATTGCCATAGCCTATGTGGCCTACAGGGCTGACTTGCCGCTCGACTTCCACATCATGGGCAACGTAGCATATTCTATTCTCACACCAATCCTCAACCCTCTCATTTACACTCTGAGAAACAAGGATGTCAAGGCAGCCATTACGAAAATCACATCTCTCAAGACCCAGTCCGGGATAAGAGCCCTTGAGCTTTAG